Proteins encoded by one window of Streptomyces sp. LX-29:
- the ehuD gene encoding ectoine/hydroxyectoine ABC transporter permease subunit EhuD yields MSWDWGVARDFLPELLDGLLVTLEATVLGSMLSFALGLVWAVALRSPRRPVRWPVLGVTEFIRNTPLLVQLFFFYYVLPTWGVTFSALTTGVLALGLHYSTYTSEVYRAGIDAVPAGQWEAATALNLSPARTWGVVILPQAVRRVVPALGNYVIAMLKDSPMLALIGVVDMLQQARSEGASSFQYIEPYTMTGIAFVLIAYPASLLLRALERRLGH; encoded by the coding sequence ATGAGCTGGGACTGGGGCGTCGCCCGCGACTTCCTCCCCGAGCTGCTGGACGGACTGCTGGTCACACTGGAGGCCACCGTCCTCGGCTCGATGCTCTCCTTCGCCCTGGGTCTGGTGTGGGCGGTGGCACTGCGCTCACCGCGTCGGCCGGTGCGCTGGCCGGTTCTGGGCGTCACGGAGTTCATCCGCAACACCCCGCTGCTGGTGCAGTTGTTCTTCTTCTACTACGTGCTGCCGACCTGGGGCGTCACCTTCTCCGCGCTGACCACCGGGGTGCTGGCGCTGGGCCTGCACTACTCCACGTACACCTCGGAGGTGTACCGGGCCGGGATCGACGCGGTGCCGGCCGGGCAGTGGGAGGCCGCCACCGCGCTGAACCTCTCCCCCGCCCGCACCTGGGGCGTGGTGATCCTGCCCCAGGCGGTGCGCCGCGTGGTGCCGGCGCTGGGCAACTACGTGATCGCGATGCTGAAGGACTCCCCGATGCTCGCGCTGATCGGCGTGGTCGACATGTTGCAGCAGGCGCGCTCCGAGGGCGCCTCGTCCTTCCAGTACATCGAGCCGTACACCATGACCGGCATCGCCTTCGTCCTCATCGCCTACCCGGCATCCCTTCTGCTGCGAGCCCTGGAGCGCCGTCTTGGCCACTGA